A window of the Gossypium hirsutum isolate 1008001.06 chromosome A03, Gossypium_hirsutum_v2.1, whole genome shotgun sequence genome harbors these coding sequences:
- the LOC107887395 gene encoding probable 6-phosphogluconolactonase 1: MALSEVNNDRGELRILENLDELRTDLADYIAELSEAAVKERGVFAIALSGGSLIDLMGKLCEAPYNKTVDWAKWYIFWADERVVAKNHSDSNYKLAKDGLLSKVPIVPSHIHSINDSVSAEEAADEYMFVIRQLVKTRMVSVSDISDCPKFDLILLGMGPDGHIASLFPNHSALNETDEWVTFIIDSPKPPPERITFTLPVINSASNVAMVVTGECKAEAVHLAIDNIGPDCPSLPARLVQPTKGKLVWFLDKPAASKLDGLQFSE, from the exons ATGGCTCTTTCTGAGGTTAACAATGATAGAGGAGAATTGAGGATTCTCGAAAATTTGGATGAACTAAGGACGGATTTGGCTGACTATATTGCTGAGTTATCAGAGGCTGCTGTGAAGGAGCGAGGCGTTTTTGCCATTGCATTGTCTGGAGGTTCTCTCATTGACTTAATGGG AAAACTTTGCGAAGCCCCTTATAACAAGACGGTAGACTGGGCTAAATGGTATATATTTTGGGCGGATGAACGTGTCGTAGCAAAAAACCATTCTGATAGTAATTATAAGCTTGCAAAAGATGGCCTTCTTTCAAAG GTGCCCATTGTCCCTAGCCATATTCATTCTATCAATGATTCAGTTTCTGCAGAGGAAGCTGCTGATGAGTACATGTTTGTTATCCGGCAGTTGGTGAAAACACGAATGGTTAGTGTTTCCGACATTAGTGACTGCCCCAAGTTTGACCTTATCCTTCTTGGCATGGGACCTGATGGTCACATTGCCTCACTATTTCCTAATCATTCAGCACTCAATGAGACTGATGAATGGGTAACTTTCATAATTGATTCCCCCAAACCTCCACCTGAGAGGATAACATTCACTTTGCCTGTCATCAATTCAGCATCCAATGTAGCAATGGTTGTGACAGGTGAGTGCAAAGCAGAGGCGGTGCATTTGGCAATTGATAATATCGGACCTGACTGCCCATCACTGCCTGCTCGGTTAGTCCAACCAACAAAAGGGAAGTTGGTATGgtttttggacaagccagctgcATCGAAACTGGATGGTCTTCAATTTTCCGAGTAA
- the LOC107887396 gene encoding cytochrome b5 isoform X2, with product MSSKFWLDVMNSVYDITPYLDEHPGGDDVVLAATGKDATDDFEDAGHSKSAKELMQNFCIGELDTSAPIIPELEIASKKETANYSRNLMDLTKQYWAVPVAIVGISVVAGLIYLRKK from the exons ATGTCTTCAAAATTTTGGTTGGACGTGATGAACTCG GTATATGATATTACTCCTTATTTGGATGAGCATCCAGGAGGTGATGATGTAGTGCTTGCAGCGACAG GGAAGGATGCAACAGATGATTTTGAAGATGCCGGACACAGCAAAAGTGCAAAGGAGCTCATGCAGAACTTTTGCATTGGTGAGCTTGACACATCTGCTCCAATCATCCCAGAACTTGAAATTGCATCCAAGAAGGAAACAGCCAATTACTCCCGGAATCTCATGGATTTGACAAAGCAATATTGGGCTGTTCCTGTTGCAATTGTTGGAATCTCTGTGGTGGCTGGTTTAATATACCTCCGTAAAAAGTAA